The Chryseolinea soli nucleotide sequence TGCTGGGCCGGCCCTACATGGGCGTGGGGCGAAACCTGGCCTACCGACGGTCTAACTTCCTGGAAGTAAAGGGTTTCAATAACCTTTTGAATGTGACCGGGGGCGACGACGACCTGTTTGTGAACCGTCATGCCAAGGGCAGCAATACGGCTGTGCGCATGGGGGCCGCTTCGCTCACCCATTCCTTTCCCAAGACTACCTGGAAGGCTTTCTATAACCAAAAGGTCCGCCATTTGTCCGTGGGCCGGAGATACCGGATCATCCCTCGCTTTTTTCTGGGATTGTTCATGATCACCTGGCTGCTCTCGTGGTTCGGGGGCATTGGGTTGGCGTTCTTTTCGGAGCAATATTATATCATCCTGGGGCTGTTGGTTTTGCGAACAATCGTGTTCACCATCACAACTCAGGTGGCCGCAAAAACGTTAGGAGAGAGGTTCGAGGGTTGGGCAGTGCCGGTTTTAGATTTTATTTATGCCTTTTATTATCTTGTCACCGGCCTTGCGGCGTCTGTAACAAAAAAAGTACGATGGAAGAATTAGAAAATAGGTTTTCATCTAAGGCACTCGAGGATTTCAAGCTGATAGACATGGCGGTGGGGGGTGACGATAAAGCCTACGCTAAATTGTTACAACGCTACAAACGCCCTGTGTACCACATGATCCTGAAAATGGTACGCAACGTCGACGATGCCGAAGACCTGACCATCGAATCGTTTGCCAAGTCGTTTCGCAGCCTGCACCGCTTCAAGAAGGATTTCACGTTCAGCACGTGGCTGTTTCGCATTGCCACCAACAACACCATCGACTTCATCCGCAAGAAAAAACTCAACACGCTCAGCATCGAAAATACCTTCACCGACGACGACGGCCAATCCGTTTCCATCGATGTGGAAGACGAAAACCTGGATCCACAGGAAGAGGCCATCAAGGCCCAGAAAGCCGAACTGATCCAGATCTTCGTAGACAAGCTGCCCGGTAAATACCAAAAGCTGGTACGGCTCCGCTATTTCCACGAACTGTCGTACGAAGAAATTGCCGAAGAATTGGACGCCCCGCTGGGTACGGTAAAGGCCCAGCTTCACCGCGCCCGCGAGTTGATGTTCGACATGGTGAAGAACAAAAGGGATCACATCTAATCACATACCGCAAGCCGCGGGAATCTACCAAGCAACCTCATCTTGCCATCCGCCGACATTATATTCCACTATTTTCCGGACCTCACGGAAAAACAAAAAACACAGTTCACCAAACTGTTCCCACTCTACCAGGAATGGAACGACAAGATCAACGTCGTTTCCCGCAAGGACATCGACAACCTGTACGTCAATCACGTGCTCCACTCGCTGGGCATTGCCAAGGTGAACACGTTTAAACCCGGCGCTTCCGTGCTGGATGTCGGCACCGGTGGAGGCTTTCCCGGCATACCACTGGCCATCCTTTTCCCGGAAACGCAATTTCATTTGGTGGACTCCATTGGCAAGAAGATCACGGTTGTGAATGCCGTGGCCGAAGGTTTGGGACTGAAAAACGTGAAAGCGGAACAAGTCCGTGCAGAGCAGATCAAGGGCGAATATGATTTTATTGTGAGCCGGGCCGTCACGCGATTGAAGGAGTTTTATGGGTGGATCAATAAAAAAGTGAAGAAGCAATCGGTTCACGACCTCTACAACGGCATTCTCTATTTAAAGGGCGGCGATCTGGAGGAGGAGTTGGGTGAACTGCACAGACCCTACCAGCTTTTTGACTTGCCGGATTATTTCAAGGAGGAATTTTTTGAAACCAAGAAAGTGGTTTACGTGCCGCTTTAAATGGGTGAAAAGCCCATACTAACAACCGTCAGTTTTTCGCCGTTCACCCCTTTGGATTTCCCCTCATCAGGATGTAATCGTTTGCTATTTTCAGTATTTTTTCTAACTATTGTAGTCCTGAAGCCCGAATGAGAAAGATCCTTTCTATAGTACTCTCCCTGCTCCTGCTCATGAATGTGCTGGGGTACTATGGTGTTTTCATGGGACTGCATTACAAAAACTCCCAGGACCTCATGCAGCGCTTCGACGCCAACGACTATGGCGAACAGGAGACCGTAACGATCAAGGTGCCGCTAGCCCTTCCTTATGCTTCCGACGATGACCAATTTGAACGGGTAGACGGAGAGTTGGAACACAATGGCGAGTTCTACCGCCTGGTGAAACAACGCCTGCACCAGGATACTTTATATATGGTTTGCTACAAGGACAACCAAAGCAAGCGGATCAAACAGGCCCTGGCCGATTATGTAAAAACCTTCACCGACAAGCCCGCGGATGCAAAATCTTCCGGCAAGGTGATCCAAAACTTTATCAAGGACTACATCAGCAGTGTCATCAAAATAGAATCCGCGACCGATGGATGGGAGAATCCCCTTTCTTTCTTTGCCATCGAGCACACCTATCATCATTCGGTCGTTTCCCTCGTAAAACACCCACCCAAAGCCTGAGTCGCGAATTGTGCGATCAAGACTTTCTTGTCGTCGCAGACAAGCGTCATTTTCCATCTTTTATTCTTTAGTCAAATGTGAAAACCGGTAAGCGTGCTTGCCAGTCTTCATAAGCAACATGCGGATTTATTTTTCGCAGAGGCAAACACAAAGTCGCGGCGTACGGACATTGTGAGGAATGAAGTGTAACTAACCAAACCAAGTCATATATGAAGAGAATTTTTACAATTTTACTATTGTCGAGCCTGGGGTGCCTACACCTGCAGGCGCAGACGATAAACGATGGGTTTATGATGCCAAAGAAGACATTGTGTACGGGCCTTCTCTATACCCACGATCAGTGGACCAAGTATTGGGAGGGGACATTGAAGCGTGAAAATGGAAACATCGGCACCATCACCACCCAAAGCGTAATGTGGATGGGCACCTACGGCATTACCGACAAATTGAATGTCATTGCCATGTTGCCTTATGTGAAGACCAAGGCCAGCATGGGTACACTCCACTCCATGGAAGGCATACAAGACATCACCGTGGCGTTGAAGTATAACTTCTTTGCACACAAGACGGAGAAATTCAACCTCCGTTTCTTTGGTGTGGGTGCCTTCTCTACACCCCTAACAGACTACACGCCCGACTTCCTGCCCTTGTCGCTTGGCTTGGCCAGCACCACGGGATCGGCAAGACTCACGGGATACTTTGCGCTTTCGCAAGGATGGTTTATCAATGCTTCCGGAGCCTACACGCTCCGTTCGAACGTTACGCTGGATCGCCCGTCTTACTACGACGACGGTCAGCTGTACAACACCGATGAAGTGAAGATGCCGAACGTGTTTGATTACAGCGTCAGCATCGGATATCGCGCGCATGGATTGCAGGCACAACTTGACTTCATGCGACAAAATACTTTAGGAGGTGTTGACATTCGTCGCCAGGATATGCCCTTTGTTTCCAACCGTATGAACTACAGCAAGGGTGGAGCGCTCGTCATGTACTACCTGCCCCAACCCCGCGGCCTGGCCGTGAGAGGCGCAGTGACGTATACCCTGGACGGCCGCAATGTTGGTCAGTCCACCACGCTGATGGGCGGCTTAATGTACACTTTCATCTTCAAGAAAAACGAGACTACTACCGACGTATATGAGAACTAAATTTTATACAAGATTTATACTGGCAGCAATAGCCTGTCTGGTGTTTGCGACCAGCTGTGATAAAAGCATCACCCTTACCGAACAACTCACGCCCCTGAAACCGGCGGACAATGATGCCGATGCCGGCAATTGGTCGATGGTGCTGATGACCAGCCCCTCCCAGGTTGCTGTGGCAGCGCCCGCCGCGGTAACATCCGACGCTTACCTGGCCGAGTTGGCATCGCTGAAAGATATCCAAAGCAAGCTCAACCAAAACCAACGCAATGCCATCGACTATTGGAGTGGCGGTGGTGTGCTGCGCTGGAACCAGATCTTCCGCGAACTGGTTGCCCGCTACAATCTTCCTCCCTCGCCGAATGCTGATGGAAGCTATCCCGTACCGGATGCGGAGAACCCTTTTGCCAATCCTCAGTTCCCGTTCTCCAATCCTCCATATGCATCGCGTTCGTATGCGTATGTGAGCGCAACGATCTATGATGCACTGAAAGCAGCGTGGTATTACAAATATCTCTACAACCGAGCTGCACCTTACCAAACGGACAGTGGCGTAACGGCGCTGGTGCCGCAATCCGATTTGCCTGCCTATCCTTCGGAAGACGCCGTGATGTCGGGCGCGGCTGCGGAAATGTTGAAAGTGCTTTTCCCTGCTGCCGTAGAGGAAATTACATTGAAGGCCGGCGAGCAACGCAACGCTGCGTTGTGGGCGGGCAAAGCAACATCGAGCGATATTGCTGCTGGATTGGCACTGGGTAAATCCGTGGCCGAGCTTTTTAAAGCACGTGCGGCAAACGACGGTATGAAAACCGCCGGTGGCAACAAGGCATTATGGGAAGCCCTGAAAGATAATGCAACAACGCGTGGCGATGTGGCCTGGGCCAGTCTGGAGACGCCTCCGCGCCCGCCCATGCTTCCATTCTTCTATAAGGTGACACCTTTCAAAATGACCTATGACAATATTGTAGCACTGCGTCCCGGACCACCTCCGGTTGCCTTCAGCACAGAAATGAATGGCGAAGTAGAAGAGGTGAAATGGTACTCCACCAACCTGACGCGCGAACGCCTGGCTATCGTACATAAGTGGGCTGATGGCGTGGGCACCTACACACCTGCCGGACACTGGAACGACATTGCCGCTGAACATATCCGCGACGCAAATTATAGCGAAGTGCGCGCTGCCCGTGCCTTTGCCCTGTTGAACATGACCATGCACAACGCAGCCGTTGCTTGTTGGGATACGAAGTTTTTCTATTTCAACGCACGTCCTTGTCAGCTTGACAATTCAATTAAGACGGGAACCGGGGTGCCGAATTTCCCGGCGTATGTGTCGGGTCACTCTACGTTCTCCGCTTCGGGTGCGGCAATATTGTCCTACCTGTTCCCGGATCATGCCGGTGACTTCGAAGCGTACGCTAACGAGGCTTCGATGTCGCGTTTGTATGCCGGTATTCACTATCGCTCGGATTGCACCGGTGGTCTTACCTTAGGAAAATCGGTCGGTAATTTCCTCGTTGACAATTTCGCAAAAGGCGACGGCGCGGATTGATTTTAATAGTGGCGAATCTGTATGCTGAGTATTATCACTCGGCGTACAGATTCTTAACAATATTCATTCCGTCCAGCGGAGACGTTGGGTCTCTTGGGCGGCAGGAAGCTGAACATGTTGGTGAAGAACACCAACATGGGCGACAGGGCAATAAAAATATAAGGTCATCCGCCGAAAGGCGTATGATAAAGATGGGTTAGAGTTATCCGGGTAAGGCCTTTTTTTCATACGGGAAGGCCTTCCCGGTGATTCTATGATTTTCTCTCCGCCAATGATTTCTCGATCATGGCCTTCATCACATCGAAAGTTTGTTGGCGCAAAGCCGAAAGATCGCTGCTGGTCAATCCTTCCGTTTTAATTTCTGGAGCAACATAGATGCGGATGCGTCCGGGTTTCATGCGTATGGTGCCGGGCGGCATGAGCGGGCCTGCGCCCACCACAACCATGGGGAGGATGGGCTGTTGGGTGTCGATGGCAATGCGAAAGGCGCCTTCTTTGAAGGGTTGAAGAAGTTCCTTTGTCCTGTTCTGTGTACCCTCGGCAAATAGGAGAATGGAGACGCCGTCGAGCAAGATCCGTTTCAATTTATCCATACTTCGCTTGCGGCTCTCACCGCTGGAGCGATCGACAATGACAGTGGCGCCGCGTGCGATCCAGCCAAACACCGGGATCTTTAGCAACTCTTTTTTTGCCAGGGGGCGAAACTCGCCCGGAATGATCATGCGAATGCCGGGAAGATCGAGGAACGAGGTGTGATTGCTCACATAGATGTAGGCCTGTCCCTTCCGGAAATTTTCCTGACCATAAAAATCATAGCGGATGAACGTAAGCATGCTGAACACCCACGACCAGATCCACAGGAACGAGTAGCCGATCCAACTGACCTTTCTTCCAAACAGAAACGGCAACACCAATCCCGGCAGGAAAAAGAGCATGGAGGAAGTAAACACGAGGAATACCCAAAAGGCATACAGCCCAAGCAGGATAGAACGGATGATTTTCAAGCGGTACGTGTCAAAACTTCCGCGAAAGATCAGAAAGTTTCAGAAAGATGCAAAACAATGAGCCTGCCCGTTCCGGACGTACGACTTGCTTTTTGCAGAGCGGGCCCTTCCCGTGTCGTTGCGGGCCTCGGATGGGCCGCAACGACACGCGGGGCTGGGGGGACTACGAAAAGAACTTCGTGGTGCCCGGGGTGGCAATAGGGTAGAAACCGTTGGCGTCCGGTAAGGTGGGAGGAGTGGCATCCCACGCAAAACGGGTCGGCATGATGCTGATGCCCGAGTTGAGGGCCTTGTCCCACTCCACGACTTCACCGGAATAGGTAGCCATGCGGCCCAGGATGGACGTCATGGTGGACCGGGCTACGCGGTCGGCGTCTTCAAATTTGAATTCCCCTTTGGCGATGGCGGCAAAGAGTTCGTCGTGTTCGGTTTGATAGGGATTGTTCTCCAACTTTTTGTCGTATTGATAGGCTACTTTTCCCTTCTTGATGATCTGTGCATCGCCGCACTTCACCACACCTTTTGTGCCCACCAGCATTTCGTCTACGATGGCGTAGGTTCCTTTTTGGTGGCGGCACTGGCTATTCAGGATGGTGCCGTCGGCATAGTGGAATTCAACAAAGTGGTGATCGTAAATTTCACCATACTCCTTGCCCGTGCGAACCTGGCGTCCACCCATGCCTTGGGCTTTTACAGGATAGGCTCCTTTGAACCAGTTCATCACGTCGATGTTGTGGATGTGTTGCTCGTTGATGTGATCGCCACACAGCCAGTTGAAGTAGTACCAGTTGCGCATCTGGTATTCCATTTCGGTTTGAGAAGGCTCGCGCATCTTCACCCACACACCGTCGTTGTTCCACCACACCTGGCCGGAGGTGATCTCGCCGATCATGCCGTCTTTAACACGCTTATATAATTCGCGATACGAGTTTTGATAGTGACGCTGCAACCCTACCACCACATTCAATTTTTTTGCTTTGGCAAGTAGTGCAGTTTCAATCACCGACTTCACACCTGCGGGGTCTGTGGCAATTGGTTTTTCCATAAACACATGCTTGCCTGCGCGGATCGCTTCCGCAAAATGGATGGGGCGGAAACCGGGAGGTGTGGTAAGGATCACCACATCCGCTAAGGCGATCGCTTTGGTATAGGCATCGAAGCCGACAAATTTTGCATCTTCGGGTACGTTCACCTTGGCGCTCACATTGCCTTCTTCGTTGTTGGGATCGGAAAGCAATTTGTAGCAATCGTCGAGACGGTCGCGGAAGGCGTCGGCCATCGCCACAAGCTTCACATTTTGTTTGGTGAGCAATGCCTGCATGGCGGCACCGGTGCCACGGCCACCGCAGCCAACCAGGGCGATCTTGATGGTATCGTCAACGGAATGAAAATATCCGGCTTTCGACATGAGGGGAGCCGCCAGCAAACCGCCGGCGAGAAGCGTGGACTGTTTCACAAAATCCCTGCGCGAGGTTTTTGTGGATTCATCGATTGATTTCATAGGCATGTTGGTTTTATATTTATCATCTCTCCCTGCGTCAGGGAATTTACAATTCAAAATCCAATGTCATTTTAAATAGCTGACATAAAATTGTTCGATCGCTTCTTTCGAAGGAGCTACTGCAGGACGTACCACGCGGAAGCCGATGGACTTGCCATCGGTGAGCCACCAGCGGCTTTTTGGTACTTGCGGATCGCGCTTGTTCCAATCGGCCAGTGACGAAATGCGGTTGGCGCAGCGCGATTCTTTTGCAGGCGCCAGGTAAGACCCGCCGCGTGTTACCCGTGGATAGCGGGAGCCGGGATCCTTTACGGGATCTTTCGCGTGGTCTTCTAATTTTTTATAGGTGTTGTCGTCATATTGATCCAAGGTCCATTCCGTGAGGTTACCCAGCATGTCATACAGGCCCCAGGCGTTGGGCTTCAGTTGAGCCACTTTGTGAAATTTGTCGCCGCTGTTGTCTTTGAAGTAAGCGTAGTCCCGCAGCGCGCCGGGGTCGTCGCCAAAGGGATAGGCGGTGGTGGTTCCTGCACGACAGGCGTATTCCCATTCGGCTTCGGTAGGCAACCGGTAGAAAATGCCGGTCTGACTGTACAGCCATTTGCAGTACATGATGGCGGCAGACTGGCTCATGCTGTTGGAAGGTTGCTTGGCGTCGCGCCCCATACCCCAGGTGAGATCAATGTATTGGGCGGTCGGTCTCGAGATGGCGTCTACGGCGATGGCTTTGGTTTGGGGGACGTCCATGTTTTTAAAGAAAGCGTCCCACTCGGCAAAGGTCACTTCGTGTTCGGCCATCCAGAATGCGGAGATTTCAATGCTTTTTTGCGGCCCTTCGTCATTGTCGCGTCCGGTCTCGCTAGAGGGGGAGCCCATCAGAAAAGACCCCGCCGGAATGGGCACCATTTTGAAATTAACCGTGGTGCCCGGCACGGGCTGTTCATAGGTCTCCAGGGATTGTGCGAAGGCGGGAATAATCAGAAATGACAGAAGACAAATGAAAGCGAAAGATCTCACCGTTAGAATAAGTTTTAATGAAGGTTCAAGATAAGGAAATATGAGTCTTGCCGCAACGCAAACTGTCCTGCTCAACCACCGTTCAACACAATTTCGTTGCGGTGCACGGTAACGCTGTGCCCGCTATTTTTGTCCTGCGTCAGGCGTTGATAGGCGTTCTATTTGTGAAAAAAAATCTTCCTGGAAGTCAGGGTATGCAAGCAAAACGTACGTCCGTGACGAATGTTTATCCTACGTATACCCCTAGCGTTGGGTCCGCTATTTTTTCTTGATCAGGGCCATATAAAACCCGTCAAATCCCTCCGACGGCCAACTGTGTTTCTGTTCCACAAATTCGTATTTGTCGCCGTGTTTCGTGATAAAGGCTTCTACTTGTTTTTCATTCTCGGATGGCAAAATGCTACACGTGGAGTACACCATCATCCCGCCGGGTTTCAGCATCGTTCCGTAGTCTTCTAAAATATGAAGCTGCAACGTTTTGACCTCGTCGATAAACTGGGGTGATAATTTCCACTTGGCATCCGGATTCCGCTTCAATACACCGAGCCCGGAGCAAGGCACATCCAGCAACAAACGGTCGGCCGAATTGTCCAACCGTTTAATCGTTTTCGACGATTCGATAAATCGTGTCTCCAGGTTACTCACGCCAGCCCGGCGCGCGCGTTTCTGAAGTTCCTCGAGTTTCCAGGCTTCCACATCCATGGCGATGATGCGTCCTTTATTTTTCATGAGGGCCGCGAGGTGCAACGTCTTGCCACCGGCACCGGCACAGGCGTCGATCACGCGCATGCCCGGCTCTACGCGGAGAAAGGGTGCGATGAACTGTGAGGCGGCATCCTGCACTTCAAAAAATCCCTCCTTGAAGGCGGGATGACGAAAGACGTTCTGGCGTTCGGCCAATACCAGGCCTTCGGGGAAATCTTCCAACAGATCGGTCTCAATATCGCTGTCGGCGAGCTCGCGTTGCAGATCTTCGGCGGAGATCTTCAGCGTGTTGGCGCGCAGCACCACGTAGGCCTCTTCGTTGAGGGCTTTCAATTCTTCCTCCCAGCGGCGTTCGCCCAGCTCGGTTTCTCCCAGGGAGTCGAGCCAATCGGGTATGGATTCGCGGAAGCGGCGGATGGCGCGCATTTTCATGTCGCGTTCGTGGATGCGTTTTTCGTTCAGGCCCTTGAATTCGTCCCAGTCGGGGAGGGGAATGTTGTGGAGGACGCACCAGCCACCCAGCAGTTTCCAGTAGTCGCCTTCTTCGGCTTCGGTGATGTTTTGCAGGAAGCGGTACCAGCGCACGATGTCGTAAGTAGTTTCGGCGATGAAGCGGCGGTCGCGGGCGCCCCACTTGGGATTTTGTTTCAGCACTTTTTCGATGACCTTGTCGGCGTACTTATCGTTCTCGAAGATCATTTCCAGGGCCTGTACGACGGCGCGGGCGAGGTTTACATAAAGCTTCATGGGGCGTAAAGATAGCATATTAAGCCCTCCTTCGCCGAAGCTTCGGCGGGCAGGCAAGCAAAGTTGCTGCAAAGTTTTTTTCGAGGCCCTTTTCTGGTCTTCGGCTCGCCTTCGCCAAAGCTTCGGGAACGCGGCGCCTTTGCTGTAAAACCCTGCAACTTTTCGGGAATGTTTTTAACTTGGCTTACTCT carries:
- a CDS encoding RNA polymerase sigma factor, producing MEELENRFSSKALEDFKLIDMAVGGDDKAYAKLLQRYKRPVYHMILKMVRNVDDAEDLTIESFAKSFRSLHRFKKDFTFSTWLFRIATNNTIDFIRKKKLNTLSIENTFTDDDGQSVSIDVEDENLDPQEEAIKAQKAELIQIFVDKLPGKYQKLVRLRYFHELSYEEIAEELDAPLGTVKAQLHRARELMFDMVKNKRDHI
- the rsmG gene encoding 16S rRNA (guanine(527)-N(7))-methyltransferase RsmG gives rise to the protein MPSADIIFHYFPDLTEKQKTQFTKLFPLYQEWNDKINVVSRKDIDNLYVNHVLHSLGIAKVNTFKPGASVLDVGTGGGFPGIPLAILFPETQFHLVDSIGKKITVVNAVAEGLGLKNVKAEQVRAEQIKGEYDFIVSRAVTRLKEFYGWINKKVKKQSVHDLYNGILYLKGGDLEEELGELHRPYQLFDLPDYFKEEFFETKKVVYVPL
- a CDS encoding transporter, with translation MKRIFTILLLSSLGCLHLQAQTINDGFMMPKKTLCTGLLYTHDQWTKYWEGTLKRENGNIGTITTQSVMWMGTYGITDKLNVIAMLPYVKTKASMGTLHSMEGIQDITVALKYNFFAHKTEKFNLRFFGVGAFSTPLTDYTPDFLPLSLGLASTTGSARLTGYFALSQGWFINASGAYTLRSNVTLDRPSYYDDGQLYNTDEVKMPNVFDYSVSIGYRAHGLQAQLDFMRQNTLGGVDIRRQDMPFVSNRMNYSKGGALVMYYLPQPRGLAVRGAVTYTLDGRNVGQSTTLMGGLMYTFIFKKNETTTDVYEN
- a CDS encoding phosphatase PAP2 family protein, with product MRTKFYTRFILAAIACLVFATSCDKSITLTEQLTPLKPADNDADAGNWSMVLMTSPSQVAVAAPAAVTSDAYLAELASLKDIQSKLNQNQRNAIDYWSGGGVLRWNQIFRELVARYNLPPSPNADGSYPVPDAENPFANPQFPFSNPPYASRSYAYVSATIYDALKAAWYYKYLYNRAAPYQTDSGVTALVPQSDLPAYPSEDAVMSGAAAEMLKVLFPAAVEEITLKAGEQRNAALWAGKATSSDIAAGLALGKSVAELFKARAANDGMKTAGGNKALWEALKDNATTRGDVAWASLETPPRPPMLPFFYKVTPFKMTYDNIVALRPGPPPVAFSTEMNGEVEEVKWYSTNLTRERLAIVHKWADGVGTYTPAGHWNDIAAEHIRDANYSEVRAARAFALLNMTMHNAAVACWDTKFFYFNARPCQLDNSIKTGTGVPNFPAYVSGHSTFSASGAAILSYLFPDHAGDFEAYANEASMSRLYAGIHYRSDCTGGLTLGKSVGNFLVDNFAKGDGAD
- a CDS encoding lysophospholipid acyltransferase family protein, encoding MKIIRSILLGLYAFWVFLVFTSSMLFFLPGLVLPFLFGRKVSWIGYSFLWIWSWVFSMLTFIRYDFYGQENFRKGQAYIYVSNHTSFLDLPGIRMIIPGEFRPLAKKELLKIPVFGWIARGATVIVDRSSGESRKRSMDKLKRILLDGVSILLFAEGTQNRTKELLQPFKEGAFRIAIDTQQPILPMVVVGAGPLMPPGTIRMKPGRIRIYVAPEIKTEGLTSSDLSALRQQTFDVMKAMIEKSLAERKS
- a CDS encoding Gfo/Idh/MocA family protein; this encodes MKSIDESTKTSRRDFVKQSTLLAGGLLAAPLMSKAGYFHSVDDTIKIALVGCGGRGTGAAMQALLTKQNVKLVAMADAFRDRLDDCYKLLSDPNNEEGNVSAKVNVPEDAKFVGFDAYTKAIALADVVILTTPPGFRPIHFAEAIRAGKHVFMEKPIATDPAGVKSVIETALLAKAKKLNVVVGLQRHYQNSYRELYKRVKDGMIGEITSGQVWWNNDGVWVKMREPSQTEMEYQMRNWYYFNWLCGDHINEQHIHNIDVMNWFKGAYPVKAQGMGGRQVRTGKEYGEIYDHHFVEFHYADGTILNSQCRHQKGTYAIVDEMLVGTKGVVKCGDAQIIKKGKVAYQYDKKLENNPYQTEHDELFAAIAKGEFKFEDADRVARSTMTSILGRMATYSGEVVEWDKALNSGISIMPTRFAWDATPPTLPDANGFYPIATPGTTKFFS
- a CDS encoding formylglycine-generating enzyme family protein, with the protein product MRSFAFICLLSFLIIPAFAQSLETYEQPVPGTTVNFKMVPIPAGSFLMGSPSSETGRDNDEGPQKSIEISAFWMAEHEVTFAEWDAFFKNMDVPQTKAIAVDAISRPTAQYIDLTWGMGRDAKQPSNSMSQSAAIMYCKWLYSQTGIFYRLPTEAEWEYACRAGTTTAYPFGDDPGALRDYAYFKDNSGDKFHKVAQLKPNAWGLYDMLGNLTEWTLDQYDDNTYKKLEDHAKDPVKDPGSRYPRVTRGGSYLAPAKESRCANRISSLADWNKRDPQVPKSRWWLTDGKSIGFRVVRPAVAPSKEAIEQFYVSYLK
- a CDS encoding RsmB/NOP family class I SAM-dependent RNA methyltransferase, producing the protein MKLYVNLARAVVQALEMIFENDKYADKVIEKVLKQNPKWGARDRRFIAETTYDIVRWYRFLQNITEAEEGDYWKLLGGWCVLHNIPLPDWDEFKGLNEKRIHERDMKMRAIRRFRESIPDWLDSLGETELGERRWEEELKALNEEAYVVLRANTLKISAEDLQRELADSDIETDLLEDFPEGLVLAERQNVFRHPAFKEGFFEVQDAASQFIAPFLRVEPGMRVIDACAGAGGKTLHLAALMKNKGRIIAMDVEAWKLEELQKRARRAGVSNLETRFIESSKTIKRLDNSADRLLLDVPCSGLGVLKRNPDAKWKLSPQFIDEVKTLQLHILEDYGTMLKPGGMMVYSTCSILPSENEKQVEAFITKHGDKYEFVEQKHSWPSEGFDGFYMALIKKK